A stretch of DNA from Desulfobulbaceae bacterium:
TTTGCCGCCATTAAAGATATGCGTGAGCAGGGCCTAAAACTTTGTGCGGTGTACCACAGTCATCCGGAAACAGCTGCCCGTCCGTCAGTAGAAGATATCCGGCTGGCCTTTGACCCCGACGTCAGCTACGTCATTATTTCCCTTGCCGACGGCGGAACTGTTGTGAAATCATTTAGGATAAACAAGGGAGTTGTTGATCCGGAAGAGATACAGATTATTACTCAACCCCAAGTCATGAAAAAACCATTACCTATGGAGGTGGCGATAATGACAGCTTCCACGTACCATCCGGCTGTAACAAAAAATTGTCGAGGAGTTGGTTGCCCGATGAACCTGGTCTATGCGAAGGTTGAACTGGCCAAACTAGGGGCGGGCCAAATTCTTGAAATCATTCTTGATGATGGCCCGCCGATCAACAATGTCCCTGGCTCAGCAGAAAAAGAAGGCCATAAAATCTTGTCCAGAAATCAGCTTGATGATGGCGCCTGGTCGGTGCTGATTGAAAAAGGATAACAGCAAAGCGTAAAATTAAATCTGTTATTTATTCTAACAGAGAAAACCTTCTAAACACCTAGACCCAGAGAGTTTCTTCGTCGGCGTCCTTGCCTGTAATCTTGGCTATTAAGGCGTCCTTTTCCTTGATCTCCCGCTGCATCCGTAGCACCTCTTCATTAGTAACCCTCAAGCGTTCGGCCAGTGATTCAGCAAAAAGGCGAAAAATTGTGTATCGAAAAATTGTTGTCGACTCTTTACGTGTTGCATCTATGTTGCCGCAATCAAGGCCAAGCACCATTGTTTTGGTAAGGGCCCAGACACTGGCAGAGCGTGGGGAGCCATCTATAACGCCCATTTCTCCAAAGAGATCGCCGCCGGTTTTAAGCACTGCAAAGGTTTTTTCGCCTTTGACAATTTTCACTTCGCCAGAGACTAGAAAGTAGACCCAGTGGTCGATCTCCCCTTTTTTGATGATGGTTTCTCCAGCCTCATACTCTTTTAGTTTGCCAACTTCCAAAAATGAGGCGAGCTCCTGATCATCAAAGGCACTGAATCGTGCAATTCGTTTAAGGAGATCCAGGGCCTTCTTGTTTTCTTTAAGGTAGTCAGTTTCGCGCATACTATTATTCCTCACAAGTGACAGGTTCCACCGAAAGACGTGCTTACGGTTCCCTTAATTTGAGTATACGGAAGAATGAAAGAAATTGTCAATGAAGATATTAGGCAATCTAGGAATTATTATCATTTTATTTGTCAAAAGAAATCCATACGTTGCTTTGAAATAAACAACGTGCATCAACAGTTATGGGATTTCTTGAAAAACCGTATATTTTTTATTCCTCTTTAGAGGATTAGGCTTTGGAAATTATAAACGGTATTATGAAAGGAGTTCTACCAGTTGACTGTGAATATGGCTGTTGCTGGCGATAATTTCAGGGAAAAATGGGCTGAAAGGCTTGCCAGAAAAAGTAGAAAGTCTGCCTCCGGCTTCACTAACCAGAAGGGCCCCTGCGGCACTGTCCCAGGGCTTGAGGTTCATCTCCCAGAAGCCATCGAGGCGACCGCAGGCTACATAGGCAAGGTCTATGGCAGCGGCTCCGGCCCGGCGCAAATCCTGGACCTGGGGCAGTACATTGCGCATTGCCTGGGTAACCTGTTCAAGTGTTCCAAGAACATCATAAGGGAAACCGGTTCCGACCAGAGAGTTCTGGAGTTTTTTTTCAGGGGTTACGTAAACCTGCGTGCCATTAAGCCAGGCCCCTTTACCTTTGATGCTGCAAAAAAGTTCGTTTTGAATGGGGCAGAAAATAAGCCCCGCCTGCAGTTCTTTGCCTAAAGTATAGCCGATGGAAACACCAAAAAAAGGAAAACTATGGGCAAAATTAGTGGTACCGTCCAAGGGGTCGATTATCCAGGTTGGTCCGTGCGGAATATCGCTGTAAGCGGCCTTGGACTCTTCTGCAAGGATAGTGTGGTCTGGAAAGGCTTTTGTTATAATTTCTAATATTGCTTTTTCTGAAGCAACATCTGCCTCTGTGACCAGGTCAATTGCACCTTTGTGCCGAATTTGATGAGGTTTGCCATAGAGTTCTTTAATTATCTTGCCACTGACCAGAGCCGCTCGCCCGGCAATTTTCAGAATATCGTCAGTTTCGCTCTCTGGGCCGTTGGCAATACAAGGGTCTAGTCGTTCCATTTTGGTTCCTTAACTTAATTTTTCAGGTTACAATTGCACCTCTGTCCACCTTAGGACAGGTTTCTAATTATCTAATATCCGAGTATTTAAAGCAATGCCGAATTAGAGCTGATTGAGGTCTGAAGGTTAATTGTTGGGGTGAAGGTATTTTGTTCACCAACGGGAGATAGTAATGCAGAACTATTTAAACGATAATCGCGGGAAAATTATTGAAGAGCTTTTTGACCTCTTGCGTATTCCTTCGATCAGTGCCGATTCAGCGCGGAAACAAGATGTGAGCCGCTGTGCTGAGACTATTAAAGGTTTACTCATCAAGGCCGGGCTGGAGCAAGTGGAGGTTTTACAAACTGGCGGACACCCTGTGGTTTATGGTCAGAAAATTATCGATCCAGAGCTGCCAACTGTGCTGGTCTATGGACATTATGACGTACAGCCGCCTGATCCTTTGGATTTGTGGACAACACCGCCCTTTGAACCAGAGATTCGTGACGGGAAAATTTACGCACGGGGAGCCAGTGATGATAAGGGCCAGCTGTTTATCCATGTCAAGGCCATTGAACAGATGGTGCAAACCGGGTCACTGCCCTGCAATGTCAAGCTTATTGCTGAAGGGGAGGAGGAGGTTGGCTCAACCCACCTGGGCAATTTTTTAAAGGAGCACCGGGAAAAAATAGCGGCGGATATTGTTCTTGTTTCTGATACGGGCATGATATCTCTCGATGAACCTTCAATTATGACAGGGCTTCGGGGCTTGAGTTATATTGAAATGGAAGTTGCCGGGGCAAATCGTGATCTGCATTCGGGACTGTATGGTGGTGCGGTTGCCAACCCAGCTCAGGTGCTGAGCACCCTGATTGCTTCGTTGATAAACGATGCCGGCCGGATTACCATCCCGGGGTTTTATGATGACGTTGAAGAGTTGTCTTCTGCCGAACGTCATCAGTTAGCCCAGGC
This window harbors:
- a CDS encoding inositol monophosphatase, translating into MERLDPCIANGPESETDDILKIAGRAALVSGKIIKELYGKPHQIRHKGAIDLVTEADVASEKAILEIITKAFPDHTILAEESKAAYSDIPHGPTWIIDPLDGTTNFAHSFPFFGVSIGYTLGKELQAGLIFCPIQNELFCSIKGKGAWLNGTQVYVTPEKKLQNSLVGTGFPYDVLGTLEQVTQAMRNVLPQVQDLRRAGAAAIDLAYVACGRLDGFWEMNLKPWDSAAGALLVSEAGGRLSTFSGKPFSPFFPEIIASNSHIHSQLVELLS
- a CDS encoding cyclic nucleotide-binding domain-containing protein, which produces MRETDYLKENKKALDLLKRIARFSAFDDQELASFLEVGKLKEYEAGETIIKKGEIDHWVYFLVSGEVKIVKGEKTFAVLKTGGDLFGEMGVIDGSPRSASVWALTKTMVLGLDCGNIDATRKESTTIFRYTIFRLFAESLAERLRVTNEEVLRMQREIKEKDALIAKITGKDADEETLWV
- a CDS encoding sulfurtransferase TusA family protein yields the protein MKKPLPMEVAIMTASTYHPAVTKNCRGVGCPMNLVYAKVELAKLGAGQILEIILDDGPPINNVPGSAEKEGHKILSRNQLDDGAWSVLIEKG
- a CDS encoding dipeptidase; the protein is MQNYLNDNRGKIIEELFDLLRIPSISADSARKQDVSRCAETIKGLLIKAGLEQVEVLQTGGHPVVYGQKIIDPELPTVLVYGHYDVQPPDPLDLWTTPPFEPEIRDGKIYARGASDDKGQLFIHVKAIEQMVQTGSLPCNVKLIAEGEEEVGSTHLGNFLKEHREKIAADIVLVSDTGMISLDEPSIMTGLRGLSYIEMEVAGANRDLHSGLYGGAVANPAQVLSTLIASLINDAGRITIPGFYDDVEELSSAERHQLAQAPFDLDRYKQTLDIAEVTGEAGYSVMERVGIRPSLDVNGIWSGYTGEGAKTVLPAKAFAKISMRLVPNQSSPQISQLFIDHIKGITPKTVKVTVTPHHGGEPWCIQDDLPAYRAACRAVREVFGKEPVPVRGGGSIPVVALFEAELGLKTILLGFGLDSDAIHSPNEHFGLINLFKGIETVPLFYKYFAESPDLRTLCGEKV